A genomic region of Pontibaca methylaminivorans contains the following coding sequences:
- the rimM gene encoding ribosome maturation factor RimM (Essential for efficient processing of 16S rRNA): MDDLVCVGALAGAFGVRGEVRLKSFCATPEAIADYAPLSDESGTRRFDVTLTGRAANALTARLSGIRTREEAEALRGLRLFVPRARMPDLPEDEFYHADLIGLAVHDPGGTLLGHVRAVLNHGAGDLLEIHGSGLRDTVLLPFTRAAVPLVDLREGRVVADPPEGLFPAPGKGRG; encoded by the coding sequence ATGGACGATCTGGTCTGCGTCGGCGCGCTGGCCGGGGCGTTCGGGGTGCGGGGCGAAGTGCGGCTCAAGAGCTTCTGCGCCACGCCCGAGGCCATCGCCGATTATGCGCCCCTGAGCGACGAAAGCGGCACGCGCCGCTTTGACGTGACCCTGACCGGGCGGGCGGCCAATGCGCTGACGGCGCGGCTTTCCGGTATCCGCACCCGGGAAGAGGCCGAGGCCCTGCGCGGCCTGCGGCTGTTCGTGCCCCGCGCGCGCATGCCCGATCTGCCCGAGGACGAATTCTATCACGCCGATCTGATCGGGCTCGCGGTGCATGACCCGGGCGGCACGCTGCTTGGCCATGTCCGCGCGGTGCTGAACCACGGTGCGGGCGATCTTCTGGAAATTCACGGGTCCGGCCTGCGGGATACGGTGCTTCTGCCCTTTACCCGCGCGGCCGTGCCGCTGGTCGATCTGCGCGAGGGGCGTGTCGTTGCCGATCCGCCGGAGGGGCTGTTTCCCGCCCCCGGCAAGGGGCGCGGATG